The Methylomicrobium lacus LW14 genome window below encodes:
- a CDS encoding septal ring lytic transglycosylase RlpA family protein: protein MVTDLHGYQKKAVLFGAVLSAALFSGCATKPAVSPGLYQPSRVQHAENYRHKAAYNRPYQVRGHTYYPMASAAGYREFGIASWYGSESGNTTSMGTRFRPQNLTAAHKTLPLPCKVRVTNLHNGRSVDVVVNDRGPFKKGRLIDLSKAAARQIGIRGMAKVKVEYIGNPTSDID, encoded by the coding sequence ATGGTCACTGATTTGCATGGGTATCAAAAGAAGGCGGTACTCTTCGGCGCCGTGTTGAGTGCGGCGCTGTTCAGCGGCTGCGCGACCAAGCCGGCCGTATCACCGGGACTGTATCAACCAAGCAGAGTCCAGCACGCCGAAAATTACCGGCACAAGGCGGCCTATAATCGGCCCTATCAGGTTCGGGGCCACACCTATTATCCGATGGCTTCGGCGGCGGGTTACAGGGAGTTCGGCATTGCGTCCTGGTATGGCTCTGAGTCGGGGAACACCACTTCGATGGGAACGCGGTTCAGGCCGCAAAATCTGACCGCTGCGCATAAAACACTGCCGTTACCCTGCAAGGTCAGGGTGACCAATCTGCATAACGGCCGTTCGGTTGATGTGGTGGTCAATGACCGAGGCCCTTTCAAGAAGGGGCGGCTGATCGATTTATCGAAAGCCGCCGCCAGACAGATAGGCATTCGCGGGATGGCCAAGGTCAAAGTCGAGTATATCGGCAATCCCACCAGCGATATTGACTGA
- the ribF gene encoding bifunctional riboflavin kinase/FAD synthetase, which yields MRVIRGLSHLEPLDPGCVLTIGNFDGLHLGHRAVIEKLAAQGRATGLPVVVMIFEPQPLEYFLGDNAPSRLMRLREKVIDFAGLPVDYLLVMRFNRQFANLDAEKFIDDILIKKLNVKHLVIGDDFHFGKARRGNFAMLQEKGLQWGFTVEDTGSFYVDGLRVSSTLIRDALTAGNLAQAEQLLGRSYSVCGRIVHGEKRGRALGFPTANIKLHRKNTPLQGVFAVTMTGLGEDAIQGIANVGTRPTVDGGSKVILETHLFNFNREIYGRYVEVHFKHKIRDEMRFHSLEKLKAQIEKDVAITQKIFADSKAYDYGL from the coding sequence ATGCGTGTAATCAGAGGCTTATCCCATCTGGAGCCGCTCGATCCGGGCTGCGTGCTCACGATCGGAAATTTTGACGGCCTGCATTTGGGCCATCGCGCGGTGATCGAGAAATTGGCCGCCCAAGGCCGGGCGACAGGACTTCCGGTCGTGGTGATGATTTTTGAGCCGCAGCCGCTGGAATATTTTCTCGGCGACAACGCGCCGTCCAGGCTGATGCGCCTTAGGGAAAAAGTGATCGATTTTGCGGGACTCCCGGTCGACTATTTGCTGGTCATGCGCTTCAATCGGCAGTTTGCGAATCTGGACGCCGAAAAATTCATCGATGACATTCTGATCAAGAAATTGAACGTCAAACATCTGGTGATCGGCGACGATTTTCATTTCGGCAAGGCCCGGCGCGGCAATTTTGCGATGCTGCAGGAAAAAGGCCTGCAATGGGGATTTACGGTCGAAGACACCGGTTCGTTTTATGTCGACGGGCTCCGCGTCAGCAGCACGTTGATCCGGGATGCGTTGACGGCCGGCAATCTCGCCCAGGCCGAACAATTGCTCGGGCGCAGCTACTCGGTCTGCGGCCGCATCGTGCATGGCGAAAAACGCGGCAGAGCGCTGGGATTTCCGACCGCCAACATCAAATTGCATCGCAAGAACACGCCGCTGCAAGGCGTTTTCGCGGTCACCATGACCGGACTCGGCGAGGACGCCATTCAGGGCATCGCCAACGTCGGTACCCGGCCGACTGTCGACGGCGGCTCGAAAGTGATCCTCGAAACCCATTTATTCAATTTTAACCGGGAAATTTACGGACGCTATGTGGAAGTGCATTTCAAGCACAAAATCCGCGATGAAATGCGTTTTCATTCTCTCGAAAAACTGAAGGCCCAAATCGAGAAAGATGTGGCCATCACCCAAAAGATTTTTGCCGATTCGAAAGCTTATGACTATGGATTATAA
- a CDS encoding type I secretion system permease/ATPase, with protein sequence MKTIKTDLEQALKLCKGAFLSAAGFSLLINFLMIAPSIYMLQVYDRVVSTGNKTTLVMLTLIVLMLYITMASLEWVRSQILVKVSTRLEMLLNERLFRVAFKQALFSGGRQATTQALDDLTGLRQFLTGNGLFAFFDAPWMPIYLGLLFVFHPWYGWFSVFTAILVSLVAVANEKATAKTLSEANQISIATRGLLGKNLRNAEVIESMGMLGNIRRRWMEGSVKVLDLQAIASSRAGLLTSLSKVIRVSSQSLILGLGAYLTIEREISGGLMIAGSILMGRALAPIDIMIGSWKGFVSARGQYKRLNEILQQIPAEKEHMQLPDPEGCIQLENAIITPPGSKVPVIKGLNLVIEIGDIVGMLGPSGAGKSTLARAILGIWPTANGSIRLDGAEVFNWDREHLGRFIGYLPQDIELFEGTISENIARFGEIDPEKVVEAAKMADVHEMILRLSEGYDTVIGATGGNLSGGQRQRIGLARALYDNPVLVVLDEPNSNLDEQGESALEKALLKLKQKQTTVIIITHRNNVLSRVDKLLILNEGVLVAYGPRVQVVEYLQQQQQKQQQIATPVA encoded by the coding sequence ATGAAAACCATCAAGACCGATTTGGAACAGGCTCTAAAACTTTGTAAAGGAGCGTTTCTGTCTGCTGCGGGTTTTAGCTTGTTGATCAATTTCTTAATGATCGCGCCATCGATTTATATGCTGCAAGTGTATGATCGCGTGGTGTCGACCGGCAATAAAACAACGCTTGTGATGCTGACATTGATCGTATTGATGTTATACATCACGATGGCATCCTTGGAGTGGGTGCGATCACAAATTTTAGTCAAAGTCAGTACGCGTTTGGAAATGCTGCTGAATGAGAGGTTGTTCAGGGTTGCTTTTAAGCAAGCCTTATTTTCGGGCGGGCGGCAAGCTACGACGCAGGCGCTCGATGACCTGACCGGATTACGCCAGTTTTTAACCGGAAACGGCTTGTTTGCTTTTTTTGATGCGCCCTGGATGCCGATTTACTTGGGGTTGTTGTTTGTATTTCATCCCTGGTATGGCTGGTTTTCGGTTTTTACCGCCATCTTAGTGAGTCTGGTCGCTGTCGCGAACGAAAAAGCCACGGCTAAGACACTGAGTGAGGCGAACCAAATCTCGATCGCCACGCGTGGGCTGTTAGGCAAGAACTTGCGAAATGCCGAAGTGATCGAGTCGATGGGCATGTTGGGCAATATACGCCGGCGCTGGATGGAAGGCTCGGTAAAAGTCTTGGATTTGCAAGCCATCGCCAGTTCCCGTGCCGGGCTATTAACCTCCCTGTCCAAAGTCATTCGCGTTTCATCGCAATCACTGATTTTAGGGTTAGGCGCCTATTTGACGATCGAGCGCGAAATTTCAGGGGGGCTGATGATTGCCGGCTCCATCCTGATGGGGCGGGCGTTGGCTCCCATCGATATAATGATCGGCAGTTGGAAGGGCTTTGTCAGCGCCCGCGGACAATACAAGCGTCTGAATGAAATTCTGCAGCAAATCCCTGCCGAAAAGGAGCACATGCAATTACCCGACCCCGAGGGGTGCATTCAGCTCGAAAATGCGATTATCACGCCGCCGGGCAGCAAGGTCCCCGTTATCAAGGGGCTCAACCTGGTGATCGAAATAGGCGACATTGTCGGAATGCTCGGCCCTAGCGGCGCCGGCAAGTCGACGTTGGCGCGGGCTATATTGGGTATTTGGCCAACCGCCAACGGTTCAATTCGTCTGGATGGCGCGGAAGTTTTCAACTGGGACCGCGAGCATCTCGGCCGTTTCATTGGCTACTTGCCGCAGGACATTGAGCTATTCGAGGGCACCATCAGCGAAAACATCGCCCGTTTCGGCGAAATTGATCCGGAAAAAGTCGTCGAAGCCGCCAAAATGGCCGATGTGCACGAGATGATTTTGCGCTTGTCTGAAGGCTATGACACTGTCATCGGGGCGACGGGCGGAAACCTGTCGGGAGGGCAGCGGCAACGCATCGGTTTGGCGCGGGCCTTATATGACAATCCGGTTCTGGTTGTTCTCGACGAGCCGAATTCCAATCTCGACGAGCAGGGCGAAAGCGCGCTCGAAAAAGCCTTGCTCAAGCTTAAACAAAAACAGACGACGGTGATTATCATCACGCATCGAAACAATGTGCTGTCCCGCGTTGACAAGCTGCTGATTCTGAATGAGGGGGTTTTGGTGGCTTATGGGCCGAGAGTCCAGGTCGTCGAATATTTGCAGCAACAGCAGCAAAAACAGCAACAGATTGCCACCCCCGTGGCTTAA
- a CDS encoding TolC family outer membrane protein: MNKFYMLLALVLGLHVQTSWADDLLTIYRQALEADPRLKSAEAKMEVGAAQKGQALGQMLPQINASANWSKNSQSSDSGLRITNSSYNGTRYYVSLSQTLVDFAKFWEWRRASKVEDQYAAEEIEAQNELIYNVVDRYFTVLEAEDQLELARAEKETTQQQLVQVQKQFAKQVLKITDVYAVEARVDQVAADEIKTESQLVTSQQGLRELTGVAPSSLQRLQENIEYKELEGELQQWIDMAQGQNPALSAKRVAIEAAENNVAVQKSKYLPVVDLQLNYYDTNTGYNSQNLNSTVQTQVAAINVNVPLFAGGTTTHQLFEAKSQLRLSQYDNEATLRGLVKETSDAFLSTNADVRRIKAGRKALESSVKSRESMERGLYYGVVTVSDLLKAQEGEFVAKRDLAQAKYSYIKNHIRFLLALGSLSESHLHEINGWLEPAGTNIAPANHKLEIGEAPE, translated from the coding sequence ATGAATAAATTTTACATGCTGTTGGCGTTAGTGCTTGGCTTGCACGTCCAGACGTCGTGGGCGGATGATCTGCTGACCATTTATCGCCAAGCCCTGGAGGCCGATCCGCGGCTCAAGTCGGCGGAAGCAAAAATGGAAGTCGGCGCGGCACAAAAAGGCCAGGCGTTAGGGCAGATGCTGCCGCAAATCAATGCCAGCGCCAACTGGTCGAAAAACAGCCAAAGTAGTGATTCCGGCTTGCGTATTACCAATAGTTCCTATAACGGAACGCGCTACTATGTTTCGCTGAGCCAGACCCTGGTCGATTTTGCCAAATTCTGGGAATGGCGGCGCGCGTCCAAGGTAGAAGATCAATATGCTGCCGAGGAGATCGAGGCCCAGAATGAATTGATTTACAATGTGGTCGATCGTTATTTCACCGTGCTCGAAGCCGAGGATCAATTGGAATTGGCGCGAGCTGAAAAAGAAACAACTCAGCAACAGTTGGTGCAGGTACAAAAACAGTTTGCCAAGCAAGTGCTGAAAATAACCGATGTGTACGCCGTGGAAGCGCGTGTGGATCAGGTCGCTGCCGACGAAATCAAGACGGAAAGCCAGTTGGTAACCAGCCAGCAAGGGCTGCGCGAATTGACTGGGGTTGCGCCTTCAAGCCTGCAAAGGCTGCAAGAAAACATCGAGTACAAAGAACTCGAAGGCGAATTGCAACAATGGATAGACATGGCGCAAGGCCAAAATCCCGCCTTGTCGGCCAAGCGCGTCGCGATAGAGGCGGCGGAAAACAATGTGGCCGTACAAAAATCCAAATACCTGCCGGTTGTTGACCTGCAGTTGAATTATTACGACACCAACACTGGCTATAATAGCCAGAATTTGAACTCGACTGTGCAAACTCAGGTTGCGGCGATCAATGTCAACGTGCCGTTGTTCGCCGGCGGCACGACCACACACCAGTTGTTTGAAGCGAAAAGCCAATTGCGCTTGAGTCAATACGATAATGAGGCCACCTTGCGCGGTCTGGTCAAGGAAACCAGCGATGCCTTCCTCAGCACCAATGCGGACGTCAGGCGCATCAAAGCGGGGCGTAAAGCGCTCGAATCGTCGGTCAAATCGCGCGAATCGATGGAGCGAGGTCTCTACTACGGTGTTGTCACGGTAAGCGATCTCCTGAAGGCGCAAGAGGGTGAGTTTGTCGCCAAAAGAGACCTTGCGCAGGCCAAATACAGCTACATCAAAAATCATATCCGCTTTTTGCTGGCCCTCGGCTCTCTCAGCGAAAGCCACTTGCACGAGATCAATGGCTGGCTGGAGCCGGCGGGGACAAATATAGCGCCGGCTAATCATAAGCTCGAAATAGGGGAGGCGCCTGAGTAA
- a CDS encoding NfeD family protein, whose protein sequence is MSELDFVFWYWWVWALLLLVIELVAPGFFFLWMSAAGFVTGCLVFLFPDTPENFQIFEFSILSVAAIAVWRFYVKRHPIESDRPLLNKRGAQYIGRVFNLYTPIENGQGKIRVGDSIWTVHGPDCDIHTKVRVVSVNGTVFEVEKVE, encoded by the coding sequence ATGAGCGAACTGGATTTTGTCTTCTGGTACTGGTGGGTCTGGGCGCTGCTGCTGTTGGTGATCGAACTGGTCGCGCCCGGCTTCTTCTTCCTGTGGATGTCCGCGGCGGGTTTCGTGACCGGCTGTCTGGTCTTCCTGTTTCCCGATACGCCTGAAAATTTTCAAATCTTTGAGTTTTCGATACTGTCGGTCGCCGCGATCGCGGTCTGGCGTTTTTATGTCAAAAGACACCCGATTGAAAGCGACCGCCCGCTTTTGAACAAACGCGGCGCGCAATACATCGGCCGCGTTTTCAATCTGTACACGCCGATCGAAAACGGCCAGGGCAAGATCAGGGTGGGAGATTCCATTTGGACGGTGCACGGGCCCGATTGCGACATTCACACCAAAGTCCGGGTGGTTTCGGTGAACGGTACCGTCTTTGAGGTTGAGAAGGTCGAATAA
- the ileS gene encoding isoleucine--tRNA ligase, with protein sequence MTMDYKKTLNLPTTAFPMKANLAQREPERLKLWNESKLYHKIRQAMAGRPKFVLHDGPPYANGEIHIGHAVNKVLKDIIVKSKTLAGFDAPYVPGWDCHGLPIELMVEKKVGKAGIKVSPAAFRKACREYAGKQVALQKEAFVRLGILGDWDNPYLTMDFAFEADIVRSLGKIVAKGHIAHGAKPVHWCTDCGSALAEAEVEYEDKHSPAIDVRFEVVDPAAFLANCHHVGEGEGPLSVVIWTTTPWTLPANQGVALNAELDYAVVQCEKDGVKERLVVAEALLKDAMSRYDIDNPQVIAYCKGSALEHQLLHHPFYKRQVPIILGDHVTTDAGTGAVHTAPGHGQEDYVAGLKYGLPVDNPVGGDGVFLPNTELFAGEHVFKANAHVLEVLEANGKLLHHHAIQHSYPHCWRHKTPIIFRATPQWFISMEKNHLRETALAEVKRVDWIPDWGQARIESMLNGRPDWCISRQRTWGVPITFFVHKESGELHPRTVELIEPIAKKIEAQGIDAWFDLDPAELLGEDAAYYDKSNDTLDVWFDSGVTHAGVLDRRDELTFPADLYLEGSDQHRGWFQSSLLASTAMNDVAPYKAVLTHGFTVDADGKKMSKSKGNVVAPQSVMKDLGADILRLWVASADYRGEMTVSDEILNRTADGYRRLRNTARFLLSNLNDFDPAQHLIETGKLLPLDRWIMDRAWQLQEEVKAAYESYQFQSIYQKVHHFCVIDLGGFYLDVVKDRQYTAKTDGLARRSAQTAMYHVLEALVRWLAPIVSYTADEIWHFMPGTRSESVFLETWYTGLAQLDADAAISRDTWQKVMAVRTAVSKELEKSRAKGDIGASLNAEVELYCNEDYFGVLNLLAGELQFVLITSGASVIAEQFCPDDAALTDVAGVRVKVIVSEQPKCVRCWHQRYDVGEHADHPELCGRCVENIAGDGENRQFA encoded by the coding sequence ATGACTATGGATTATAAAAAAACGCTTAATTTACCGACGACCGCTTTCCCGATGAAAGCGAACCTGGCGCAGCGCGAACCGGAACGGTTGAAGCTCTGGAACGAATCCAAACTGTACCACAAGATCCGTCAAGCGATGGCCGGACGTCCGAAATTCGTTTTGCATGACGGCCCTCCGTATGCGAACGGCGAAATCCATATCGGCCACGCGGTCAACAAGGTGCTGAAGGACATCATCGTCAAGTCGAAAACGCTGGCCGGCTTCGATGCGCCTTATGTGCCCGGCTGGGATTGTCACGGCCTGCCGATCGAGCTGATGGTCGAAAAGAAAGTCGGCAAGGCCGGCATCAAGGTGTCCCCCGCCGCGTTCCGCAAAGCCTGCCGGGAGTATGCCGGCAAGCAGGTCGCGCTGCAAAAGGAGGCTTTCGTCCGCCTCGGCATTCTCGGCGACTGGGACAATCCTTATTTGACGATGGACTTTGCGTTTGAAGCGGACATCGTGCGCTCGCTCGGCAAGATCGTCGCGAAAGGCCATATCGCGCACGGCGCGAAGCCGGTGCACTGGTGCACCGATTGCGGCTCCGCGCTGGCCGAAGCCGAAGTCGAATACGAAGACAAACATTCGCCGGCGATCGACGTGCGTTTTGAGGTGGTCGATCCGGCCGCTTTCCTGGCCAATTGCCATCATGTCGGCGAAGGCGAAGGCCCGCTGTCGGTCGTGATCTGGACCACCACGCCGTGGACCCTGCCCGCAAACCAAGGCGTCGCACTGAATGCCGAACTCGATTACGCGGTCGTGCAATGCGAAAAGGACGGCGTCAAGGAACGCCTGGTCGTCGCCGAAGCGCTGCTGAAGGATGCGATGTCGCGCTACGACATCGACAATCCGCAGGTGATCGCCTACTGCAAAGGTTCGGCGCTCGAACACCAGTTATTGCACCACCCTTTCTACAAACGCCAGGTGCCGATCATCCTCGGCGATCATGTGACCACCGATGCGGGCACCGGCGCTGTGCATACCGCACCCGGCCACGGCCAGGAAGACTATGTCGCCGGCCTCAAATACGGGCTGCCGGTCGATAATCCGGTGGGCGGCGACGGCGTGTTTTTGCCGAACACCGAACTGTTCGCCGGCGAGCATGTGTTCAAGGCGAACGCGCATGTGCTGGAAGTGCTGGAAGCGAACGGCAAGCTCCTGCATCACCATGCGATTCAGCACAGCTACCCGCATTGCTGGCGGCACAAGACACCGATCATTTTCCGCGCGACGCCGCAATGGTTCATCTCGATGGAGAAGAATCATCTTCGCGAGACCGCTCTGGCCGAAGTCAAACGGGTCGACTGGATTCCGGACTGGGGACAGGCGCGTATCGAAAGCATGCTGAACGGGCGCCCGGACTGGTGTATTTCCCGGCAGCGCACCTGGGGGGTGCCAATTACTTTTTTTGTTCACAAAGAAAGCGGCGAACTGCATCCGCGCACGGTCGAATTGATCGAGCCGATCGCGAAAAAGATCGAGGCGCAAGGCATCGATGCCTGGTTCGATCTGGACCCTGCCGAATTGCTGGGCGAGGACGCGGCTTACTACGACAAGAGCAACGACACGCTGGATGTCTGGTTCGATTCCGGCGTAACCCATGCCGGCGTGCTCGACCGCCGCGACGAGTTGACCTTCCCGGCCGACCTGTATCTGGAAGGCTCGGACCAACATCGCGGCTGGTTCCAGTCGTCGCTCCTGGCCTCGACCGCGATGAACGATGTCGCGCCCTACAAGGCGGTGTTGACGCACGGCTTCACGGTCGATGCGGACGGCAAGAAAATGTCCAAATCGAAAGGCAACGTGGTCGCGCCGCAATCGGTGATGAAGGATCTCGGCGCGGACATCTTGCGCCTCTGGGTCGCCTCGGCCGATTACCGCGGCGAAATGACCGTATCGGATGAAATTCTGAACCGGACCGCCGACGGCTACCGCCGCCTCCGGAATACCGCACGGTTTTTGCTGTCGAATCTGAACGACTTCGACCCGGCGCAGCATCTGATCGAAACCGGCAAACTGCTCCCGCTGGACCGCTGGATCATGGACCGCGCCTGGCAGTTGCAGGAAGAGGTCAAGGCCGCCTATGAGTCTTATCAATTCCAGTCGATTTATCAAAAAGTGCATCACTTTTGCGTGATCGACCTCGGCGGCTTTTATCTGGATGTGGTCAAGGACCGCCAGTATACCGCGAAAACCGACGGCCTGGCCCGGCGTTCCGCGCAAACCGCGATGTATCATGTGCTCGAAGCCCTGGTGCGCTGGCTTGCGCCGATCGTCAGCTATACCGCCGATGAAATCTGGCATTTCATGCCGGGCACCCGCAGCGAATCGGTTTTCCTCGAAACCTGGTATACCGGATTGGCCCAACTCGACGCCGATGCCGCGATCAGCCGCGATACCTGGCAAAAGGTGATGGCGGTGCGCACCGCGGTCAGCAAGGAACTCGAAAAAAGCCGCGCGAAAGGCGACATCGGCGCCTCCTTGAATGCGGAAGTCGAACTGTATTGCAACGAAGACTATTTCGGCGTATTGAACCTCTTGGCCGGCGAACTGCAGTTTGTGCTGATCACCTCCGGCGCATCGGTGATCGCCGAACAGTTCTGCCCGGACGATGCGGCCCTGACCGACGTTGCGGGCGTCCGCGTCAAGGTGATCGTGTCGGAACAGCCCAAATGCGTGCGCTGCTGGCATCAGCGTTATGATGTCGGCGAACATGCGGATCATCCCGAACTATGCGGACGCTGCGTCGAAAACATTGCCGGCGACGGCGAAAACCGTCAATTCGCATGA
- a CDS encoding HlyD family type I secretion periplasmic adaptor subunit, protein MTENTQTITAPKDLQTNDRSVRLIGAVIVTLTFGIFGGWAFLAPLDSSALASGVVVVKSHRKTVQHLDGGIVAKILAKDGDVVKEGDTLLILDDTQIKAQMEIARSQFIVLSAQVARLRAEKDLLNAIKFPEALNDESDQRITEAKQAESNVFHSRKKAHDGEMAVLKERISQISSKIKGLQSQGESKKILVDSYGEEIHDLKELLAEGFADKQRLRDMERNHAMQSGEIAQLNAEIATNQMLISETRLQILQVEKKFQEEVAGKLSETQAELNDVNERLAASQDKLDRIIIKAPASGMVMGLSVHTQNGVISPGGAILDIVPKDAELIIEAQVSPNDIDRVTVGLQAEVRFSAFKQAITPKMNGTVIQLSADRFVDDESGVPYYQARVELTPESRKDLGKLQLVPGMPAEVLINTGERTLFEYLAQPATNAFARALIED, encoded by the coding sequence ATGACCGAAAACACTCAAACAATAACAGCGCCTAAAGACTTGCAGACCAATGATCGCTCCGTCCGCCTGATCGGCGCGGTGATCGTGACTTTGACCTTCGGTATTTTTGGCGGCTGGGCATTTCTGGCGCCGTTAGACAGTTCGGCGCTGGCGTCAGGCGTTGTCGTCGTAAAATCGCACCGAAAAACCGTGCAGCATCTCGATGGCGGCATTGTCGCCAAAATCCTGGCCAAGGACGGTGATGTGGTCAAGGAGGGCGATACCTTGTTGATTCTGGACGATACGCAAATAAAAGCCCAGATGGAAATCGCGCGCAGTCAATTCATCGTCTTGTCGGCGCAGGTAGCGCGCTTGCGCGCCGAAAAAGACCTGCTCAATGCGATCAAGTTTCCGGAAGCGCTGAATGATGAAAGCGACCAAAGAATTACGGAGGCTAAACAGGCCGAGAGCAATGTTTTTCACTCCAGAAAAAAAGCCCATGACGGAGAAATGGCGGTACTCAAGGAAAGAATCAGCCAAATTTCCAGCAAAATAAAAGGTTTGCAAAGCCAGGGCGAGAGCAAAAAAATATTGGTCGACTCCTACGGTGAAGAAATTCATGATTTAAAGGAGTTATTGGCGGAAGGCTTCGCCGACAAGCAGCGTTTGCGCGATATGGAGCGCAATCATGCCATGCAGAGTGGCGAAATCGCCCAGCTCAATGCGGAAATCGCCACCAACCAGATGCTGATCAGCGAAACGCGCTTGCAAATCCTGCAGGTCGAAAAGAAATTTCAAGAGGAAGTCGCCGGCAAACTCAGCGAAACGCAGGCCGAGTTAAACGATGTCAATGAGCGGCTGGCCGCATCCCAGGACAAGCTCGATCGAATCATCATCAAGGCGCCAGCCAGCGGCATGGTGATGGGTTTGTCGGTGCATACCCAGAATGGCGTCATTTCGCCCGGTGGTGCGATACTCGACATCGTGCCAAAAGACGCCGAATTGATCATCGAAGCGCAGGTGTCGCCTAACGATATCGATCGTGTCACGGTGGGCTTGCAGGCCGAGGTGCGTTTTAGTGCATTCAAACAGGCAATAACGCCAAAAATGAACGGAACGGTCATTCAATTGTCGGCGGACCGCTTTGTCGATGATGAATCCGGCGTGCCTTATTATCAGGCCCGTGTGGAACTGACGCCTGAGAGCCGAAAGGATCTCGGCAAATTGCAATTGGTGCCCGGCATGCCGGCGGAGGTATTGATCAATACCGGCGAGAGGACCTTGTTTGAATATTTGGCTCAACCCGCGACCAATGCGTTTGCGCGTGCGCTTATCGAAGATTAG
- the lspA gene encoding signal peptidase II: MLKWLWLTLLAVLLDQGSKLAVDATMLLYESVPVMPYFNLTYVHNPGAAFSFLSEAGGWQRWFFSGLALTISVAITIWLAKLQKHEHLLGASLALVLGGAVGNLIDRVAYGYVIDFIDVYYGSSHFPAFNIADAAINLGVFLMLAESFGWFGSTKKEQG; this comes from the coding sequence ATGTTGAAATGGCTTTGGTTAACCCTGCTCGCGGTGCTGCTCGATCAGGGCAGCAAGTTGGCGGTCGATGCGACGATGCTTTTGTACGAATCGGTCCCGGTCATGCCGTATTTCAATCTGACCTATGTGCATAACCCCGGCGCGGCGTTCAGCTTTCTGAGCGAAGCCGGCGGCTGGCAGCGCTGGTTTTTTTCAGGACTGGCGCTGACGATCAGCGTGGCGATCACGATCTGGCTCGCCAAACTGCAAAAGCATGAGCATTTGCTCGGGGCCTCATTGGCGCTGGTCCTCGGCGGCGCGGTCGGCAATCTGATCGACCGGGTGGCCTACGGTTATGTGATCGACTTTATCGACGTGTATTACGGCAGCTCGCATTTCCCGGCGTTCAATATCGCCGACGCGGCGATCAATCTGGGCGTGTTTCTGATGCTGGCCGAATCGTTCGGCTGGTTTGGCTCTACCAAAAAAGAACAAGGCTAA
- a CDS encoding SPFH domain-containing protein has product MGFGAFVLVLLVLAILLVFLSVKPVPQGMEYTVERFGRYTNTLTPGLNIIMPVIDKIGRKMIMMEQVLDVPSQEVITKDNAMVTVDGVVFYQVMDAAKAAYEVSKLEWAILNLVMTNIRTVMGSMDLDELLSRRDDINARLLTVVDDATTPWGIKATRIEIKDIAPPKDLVEAMGKQMKAERLKRASILEAEGLRQSEILRAEGAQQAAVLEAEGRKEAAYRDADARERLAQAEARATLMVSEAIGKGDLNAINYFIAQKYIDALQKVASAENAKLIFMPLEASSVIGALGGIGELAKEALGKNTKGA; this is encoded by the coding sequence ATGGGCTTTGGCGCGTTCGTTTTAGTCTTGTTGGTTCTGGCGATATTGCTGGTGTTTTTGTCGGTAAAACCCGTTCCTCAGGGTATGGAATATACGGTCGAGCGCTTCGGTCGTTATACCAATACCTTGACCCCCGGATTGAATATCATCATGCCGGTCATCGATAAGATCGGCCGCAAAATGATCATGATGGAGCAGGTGCTGGATGTGCCGTCGCAGGAAGTGATTACCAAGGACAATGCGATGGTGACCGTCGACGGCGTGGTGTTTTACCAGGTCATGGACGCCGCGAAAGCCGCGTACGAAGTCAGCAAGCTGGAATGGGCGATCCTGAATCTGGTGATGACCAACATCCGGACCGTGATGGGCTCGATGGATCTGGACGAGTTGCTGTCACGGCGCGACGACATCAATGCGCGCCTCTTGACCGTGGTCGACGATGCGACGACGCCCTGGGGCATCAAGGCCACCCGTATCGAAATCAAGGACATCGCGCCGCCGAAAGACCTGGTCGAAGCGATGGGCAAACAGATGAAGGCGGAACGCTTGAAACGCGCCTCGATCCTGGAAGCGGAAGGGCTCCGGCAATCCGAAATTCTGCGCGCGGAAGGCGCTCAGCAGGCTGCGGTGTTGGAAGCCGAAGGCCGCAAGGAAGCCGCCTATCGGGATGCCGATGCGCGGGAGCGCCTGGCGCAAGCCGAAGCCAGGGCGACCCTGATGGTGTCGGAGGCGATCGGCAAGGGCGACCTGAATGCGATCAATTATTTCATCGCGCAAAAATACATCGACGCGCTGCAAAAAGTCGCTTCCGCGGAAAACGCTAAGTTGATTTTCATGCCGCTGGAAGCCTCCAGCGTGATTGGAGCGCTGGGCGGTATCGGCGAACTGGCCAAGGAAGCGCTGGGCAAAAACACGAAAGGCGCGTAA